The proteins below are encoded in one region of Akkermansiaceae bacterium:
- a CDS encoding Dabb family protein — protein sequence MICLGEGVPEDNDRGMEHHVYFWLKEENKNEADRAAFEQGLDALLKIETIASGMWGAPSATPERPVTDKSFDYAISLRFDSIEQHNIYQDHPEHHVFVDAFKDLWAAVKVMDVG from the coding sequence ATGATTTGCCTTGGCGAAGGAGTGCCGGAGGACAATGATCGCGGCATGGAACACCATGTGTATTTTTGGCTGAAAGAAGAGAATAAAAACGAGGCGGATCGCGCTGCCTTTGAGCAGGGTTTGGACGCTTTGCTGAAAATTGAAACCATCGCTTCGGGAATGTGGGGGGCACCATCGGCGACCCCTGAACGCCCGGTCACCGACAAGAGTTTTGACTACGCGATCTCGCTCAGATTCGACAGCATCGAGCAGCACAACATTTACCAGGACCACCCGGAGCACCACGTGTTTGTGGATGCGTTCAAGGATTTATGGGCGGCGGTCAAGGTGATGGATGTGGGCTGA
- a CDS encoding LapA family protein translates to MDTKKIKYIAAGIVILLMGIIIFQNFEDQEVYILFAKIEMPLAFMLVLTFAIGMVAGWILSLITAKKKTPKPKE, encoded by the coding sequence ATGGATACCAAGAAAATAAAGTACATCGCGGCAGGCATTGTGATCCTGCTGATGGGAATCATCATCTTCCAAAACTTCGAAGACCAGGAGGTCTATATCCTTTTTGCAAAAATTGAGATGCCGCTCGCATTCATGCTCGTACTCACCTTCGCCATCGGTATGGTGGCAGGGTGGATACTCAGCCTGATCACAGCTAAAAAGAAAACCCCCAAACCAAAGGAGTAG